The following are encoded in a window of Sandaracinaceae bacterium genomic DNA:
- a CDS encoding MoxR family ATPase, whose product MTQDFARFNGTDTYLTSDALKASVNCALLLERPLLVRGEPGTGKTLLAEAAAEALGLELVRWHVKSTTRAQDGLYVYDTVQRLYDSRFGDKDVNDISHYIKLGPMGRAFDSPKRVVLLIDEIDKADIEFPNDLLHELDRMRFYINETGREVVAKERPFVIITSNAEKELPDAFLRRCVFHFIDFPEKSLMKDIVRVHHPKIEESLVDQAIETFFEIRSMTRLRKRPSTSELVDWIAVLKRTGVKDVRLDQNLPFLGALLKKEQDLVAFADQLAGGRRWRS is encoded by the coding sequence ATGACCCAAGACTTCGCCCGCTTCAACGGTACCGATACCTACCTGACCAGCGATGCCCTCAAGGCGTCCGTGAACTGTGCGCTGCTGCTGGAGCGCCCGCTGCTGGTGCGTGGCGAGCCGGGCACGGGCAAGACGCTCTTGGCCGAGGCCGCCGCCGAAGCGCTGGGGCTCGAGCTGGTGCGCTGGCACGTGAAGAGCACCACGCGCGCGCAGGACGGCCTCTATGTCTACGACACCGTGCAGCGCCTGTACGACTCGCGCTTCGGCGACAAGGACGTCAACGACATCTCGCACTACATCAAGCTCGGGCCCATGGGGCGCGCGTTCGACTCGCCCAAGCGCGTGGTGTTGCTCATCGACGAGATCGACAAGGCGGACATCGAGTTCCCGAACGACCTGCTGCACGAGCTCGATCGGATGCGCTTCTACATCAACGAGACGGGCCGTGAGGTGGTCGCGAAGGAGCGCCCGTTCGTCATCATCACGAGCAACGCCGAGAAGGAGCTGCCCGACGCGTTCCTCCGCCGCTGCGTGTTCCACTTCATCGACTTCCCGGAGAAGTCGCTCATGAAGGACATCGTGCGGGTGCATCACCCGAAGATCGAAGAGTCGCTGGTGGACCAGGCCATCGAGACGTTCTTCGAGATCCGCAGCATGACGCGGCTGCGCAAGCGCCCCAGCACCAGCGAGCTGGTGGACTGGATCGCGGTGCTCAAGCGCACCGGCGTGAAGGACGTGCGCCTCGACCAGAACCTGCCCTTCCTGGGCGCGCTGCTCAAGAAGGAGCAGGACCTCGTGGCGTTCGCGGACCAGCTGGCCGGCGGCCGTCGCTGGAGGAGCTGA